The following proteins come from a genomic window of Polaribacter dokdonensis:
- the purD gene encoding phosphoribosylamine--glycine ligase: protein MNILILGSGGREHAFTLKLVESSKVNTVFVAPGNAGTAKIATNVVISPTDFEAIKSTVLENEIKMVVVGPEAPLVNGVHDFFLADNELKDIPVIGPKKDGALLEGSKDFSKQFMEKHNVPTAKYKSFNNKNLEEGYAFLETLQPPYVLKADGLAAGKGVLILNSLEEAKSELKEMVSNQKFGEASSTVVIEEFLKGIELSVFVLTDGKNYKILPSAKDYKRIGEGDVGLNTGGMGAISPVPFADEAFLNKVEELVVKPTINGLQKENIDYKGFIFIGLMNDNGNPSVVEYNVRMGDPETEVVLPRIESDLFDLFDGVANQTLHEKSFSVTNQTATTVMLVSGGYPEAYQKNKEISGLENVVNSTVFHAGTSLDNNKVVTSGGRVMAITSFGDSIQEALDKSYDSIEKISFDDMNYRKDIGFDLI, encoded by the coding sequence ATGAATATTTTAATATTAGGTTCTGGAGGTAGAGAACACGCATTTACATTAAAACTAGTTGAAAGCTCAAAAGTAAATACAGTTTTTGTAGCACCAGGAAATGCTGGTACTGCTAAAATTGCAACAAATGTGGTTATTAGTCCTACTGATTTTGAAGCTATAAAAAGTACAGTTTTAGAGAATGAAATTAAGATGGTAGTTGTTGGCCCAGAAGCACCTTTAGTAAATGGTGTACATGATTTCTTTTTGGCAGATAATGAGTTAAAAGACATACCAGTTATAGGGCCTAAAAAAGATGGTGCTTTGCTAGAAGGGTCTAAAGATTTTTCTAAACAATTTATGGAAAAGCACAATGTACCAACTGCAAAGTACAAGTCTTTTAATAACAAAAACTTAGAAGAAGGTTATGCCTTTTTAGAAACGTTACAACCACCTTATGTTTTAAAAGCAGATGGTTTAGCTGCTGGTAAAGGTGTTTTAATTCTAAATTCTTTAGAAGAAGCCAAGTCTGAATTGAAAGAGATGGTTTCGAACCAGAAGTTTGGAGAGGCTTCATCAACAGTAGTTATAGAAGAGTTTTTAAAAGGAATAGAGTTATCTGTATTTGTTTTAACTGATGGCAAAAACTATAAAATTCTACCTTCAGCTAAAGATTATAAAAGAATTGGAGAAGGAGATGTTGGTTTAAACACTGGTGGAATGGGTGCAATATCACCTGTGCCTTTTGCTGATGAAGCATTCTTAAATAAGGTAGAAGAACTTGTTGTAAAACCTACTATTAATGGCCTTCAAAAAGAAAATATAGATTACAAAGGATTTATCTTTATTGGTTTAATGAATGATAATGGAAACCCTTCTGTAGTTGAATATAATGTAAGAATGGGTGACCCAGAGACAGAGGTTGTTTTACCGAGAATAGAATCAGATTTATTTGATTTATTTGATGGTGTTGCCAATCAAACTTTACATGAAAAATCTTTTTCAGTTACCAACCAAACAGCAACAACTGTAATGTTAGTCTCAGGAGGTTATCCTGAAGCTTATCAAAAAAATAAAGAGATTAGTGGTTTAGAAAATGTGGTAAACTCAACTGTATTTCATGCAGGAACTTCTTTAGATAATAATAAAGTTGTAACCAGTGGAGGTAGAGTAATGGCTATTACTTCTTTTGGTGATTCTATACAAGAAGCTTTAGATAAATCTTATGATAGTATCGAAAAAATTTCTTTTGATGATATGAATTATAGAAAAGATATTGGTTTCGATTTAATCTAG